A part of Paenibacillus donghaensis genomic DNA contains:
- a CDS encoding Acg family FMN-binding oxidoreductase, which produces MKRKGRRRAVFIALAGILTLLLTAVAVLLVVSGVFAKPHYLQPWEQGYAQRFTDPRVELAAHGLLAASGHNMQPWVIRLDEQNPMSFELFADSQRLTPGADPYARQLMISQGTFLEYVSIAGEQLGYGAEVELFPEGEYEEKNLADSLDMKPVARITLTKQAPVASRLYPYLFRPDTNRGAYREEPLTGEQLRQLQNLNESKDMTVSVTQDGPDLERIKEYTSKAAVVEAGVERVMQETETIFRSNEAQKNKYRYGFSVEGQGTAGIKRHLLQGLVTLFPSLNRGEAAAKQYITSAEASIGNSPAFAMIVTADNSRVSQVRSGMLYSRLTLEAHRLGLALQPLSQALEEYDEMKQVYSSIHHSYAASGGTIQMLARVGAPLKEAPLSMRRNVMELVPAE; this is translated from the coding sequence ATGAAGAGGAAGGGGCGTAGGAGAGCAGTGTTTATCGCTTTAGCAGGCATATTGACGCTGTTGCTGACAGCAGTTGCGGTATTGCTGGTGGTCAGCGGTGTGTTTGCCAAGCCGCATTATTTGCAGCCCTGGGAGCAGGGCTATGCGCAGCGATTTACCGACCCCAGGGTGGAGTTAGCCGCACATGGTTTGCTGGCTGCCAGCGGGCATAACATGCAGCCTTGGGTCATCAGGCTGGATGAGCAGAACCCGATGTCTTTTGAATTATTCGCGGACAGTCAGCGGTTAACGCCGGGAGCCGATCCCTACGCCCGACAGCTGATGATTTCTCAAGGTACTTTTCTGGAGTATGTCAGCATTGCCGGTGAGCAGCTGGGTTATGGCGCTGAGGTGGAGCTGTTTCCTGAAGGTGAATATGAGGAGAAGAATCTTGCGGATAGTCTGGACATGAAGCCCGTAGCCCGGATTACCCTGACGAAACAGGCACCTGTCGCTAGTAGGCTGTATCCGTATCTGTTCCGGCCGGACACCAACAGAGGCGCTTACCGGGAGGAGCCTTTGACCGGTGAACAGCTGCGGCAGCTGCAGAACCTGAATGAGAGCAAGGATATGACCGTATCCGTGACCCAGGATGGGCCGGATCTGGAGCGGATCAAGGAATATACCAGCAAGGCTGCAGTAGTTGAAGCGGGAGTAGAGCGGGTGATGCAGGAGACGGAAACAATCTTCCGGTCCAATGAAGCCCAGAAGAACAAATACCGGTACGGCTTCTCCGTTGAAGGGCAGGGAACCGCCGGAATCAAGCGCCACTTGCTGCAGGGTCTGGTTACGCTGTTCCCTTCCTTGAACCGTGGAGAGGCGGCGGCGAAGCAATACATCACCTCAGCCGAAGCCTCGATAGGCAACTCTCCGGCTTTTGCGATGATCGTCACGGCCGACAATAGCCGCGTGAGTCAGGTGCGAAGCGGGATGCTCTACAGCCGTCTGACGCTGGAGGCGCACCGCCTCGGCCTTGCGCTCCAGCCGCTAAGCCAGGCGCTGGAGGAATATGATGAGATGAAACAGGTGTACAGCAGCATCCATCACAGCTATGCAGCTTCAGGCGGGACCATCCAGATGCTGGCCCGTGTAGGTGCTCCCCTGAAGGAAGCGCCTTTAAGCATGAGGCGTAATGTAATGGAGCTCGTGCCCGCAGAGTGA
- a CDS encoding PLP-dependent aminotransferase family protein: MKKYVLILADLEQHIREGRYAPGQKLPSVRSTASVYGCSISTVLRAYDELEQKHLIYSIPQSGYYTVVQPGDKQGEGGDAPGTVDLTSASPDLNVFPYLDFQHCLNQAIDTYKYHLFTYGDTQGLERLRRTLVPHLAGDQVFAKAERIMITSGVQQALEILARMPFPNGRKIILVEQPGYDIYQRYLETEGAEVRGISRSAEGIDLVELERNFRSGEIKLFYTMPRCQNPLGTSYSVQERKAIAALAGKYDVYIAEDDYMADLGFDPGSDPIYAYDRSAHTIYLKSFSKIIFPGLRLGAAVVPEALLDTFRAYKKYTDTSLLSQAALEIYIQSGMYERHKYTISRLYTERMALLNQALEHFNTEQLIEAPKVARGVYTHWKLPLSVNMDRLVKRLAARNILVLSGKGFYLSGYEGAEKFLRISISRAHPEQIEAAVQAIAQEVKLANRW, translated from the coding sequence ATGAAAAAGTACGTGCTGATTCTAGCCGATCTGGAGCAGCATATCCGCGAAGGACGGTATGCACCGGGTCAAAAACTGCCGTCCGTCCGCAGCACCGCTTCAGTCTATGGCTGCAGTATTAGCACGGTTCTGCGCGCTTATGATGAGCTGGAGCAGAAGCATTTAATCTATTCCATTCCGCAGAGCGGCTATTACACCGTTGTGCAGCCTGGAGATAAGCAGGGAGAGGGAGGGGATGCCCCAGGCACCGTTGATCTCACCTCCGCATCGCCGGATCTGAATGTGTTCCCTTATTTGGACTTTCAGCACTGCCTGAACCAGGCGATCGATACCTACAAATATCATCTGTTCACCTACGGCGATACGCAGGGGCTGGAGCGTCTGCGGCGGACGCTGGTTCCCCACTTAGCGGGTGATCAGGTGTTCGCCAAAGCGGAGCGAATAATGATTACGTCGGGTGTTCAGCAGGCGCTGGAGATTCTGGCCAGAATGCCGTTCCCGAACGGCAGGAAGATCATCTTGGTGGAGCAGCCGGGTTACGATATTTATCAGCGTTATCTGGAGACGGAAGGCGCGGAGGTTAGGGGGATCAGCCGCTCGGCGGAGGGGATTGATCTAGTGGAGCTGGAGCGCAACTTCCGCAGCGGGGAGATCAAGCTGTTCTATACGATGCCGCGCTGCCAGAATCCGCTCGGAACCTCATACTCTGTGCAGGAACGGAAGGCGATTGCTGCCTTGGCCGGCAAATATGATGTCTACATCGCCGAAGATGATTACATGGCTGACCTGGGGTTTGATCCAGGCAGTGATCCCATTTATGCCTACGACCGTTCTGCCCATACGATTTATCTCAAAAGCTTCTCCAAAATCATTTTCCCTGGCCTGCGCCTGGGCGCTGCCGTAGTTCCTGAAGCCCTGCTGGATACCTTCCGCGCCTACAAAAAATATACAGACACCTCGCTGCTGTCCCAGGCGGCACTGGAAATCTATATCCAGAGTGGGATGTATGAGCGCCATAAATATACGATCAGCAGGCTGTACACCGAGCGGATGGCTTTGCTGAACCAGGCGCTGGAGCACTTCAATACGGAGCAGTTGATCGAAGCGCCGAAGGTTGCGAGGGGAGTATATACCCATTGGAAGCTGCCCTTGTCAGTTAATATGGACCGTCTGGTCAAACGGCTGGCGGCGCGGAATATCCTTGTGCTGTCAGGTAAGGGCTTCTATCTGAGCGGCTATGAAGGAGCGGAGAAGTTCCTGCGCATCAGCATCTCACGGGCGCACCCGGAGCAGATTGAAGCTGCTGTCCAGGCGATTGCCCAGGAAGTGAAGCTGGCGAACCGTTGGTAG
- a CDS encoding TetR/AcrR family transcriptional regulator → MARVMQREQEKAIRRSRIIEAAEGVFFGTSYIGATMEDIAKAASISKRTLYIYFNSKEQLYFEIMIRGYRQLLSMLEEDLQQMGPGSGAMDKLAGLGRLLYEFSRCSPEYYRAIMEYETAEMDFNQGIEDAAREECYALGEQLNRHLTETLLQGIQEGVLRNDLDVVQTALVLWASLIGVLNTVRLKENYITHIHGVAADELVSSAIELMMQSIRVQERRILDEEEGA, encoded by the coding sequence ATGGCGCGCGTGATGCAACGTGAGCAGGAGAAAGCGATCCGCAGAAGCCGGATTATTGAGGCGGCAGAAGGAGTTTTTTTCGGCACAAGCTATATTGGCGCTACGATGGAGGATATCGCCAAGGCTGCGTCCATCAGCAAAAGGACTCTGTATATCTATTTCAACAGTAAGGAGCAGCTCTATTTCGAGATTATGATCCGTGGCTACAGACAGCTGCTCTCCATGCTGGAGGAGGACCTGCAGCAGATGGGGCCCGGAAGCGGCGCAATGGATAAGCTGGCGGGACTGGGACGGCTGCTGTATGAGTTCAGCCGCTGCTCACCCGAATATTACAGGGCGATTATGGAGTACGAAACGGCTGAAATGGATTTTAATCAAGGCATTGAGGATGCTGCACGTGAGGAATGTTATGCTCTCGGCGAGCAGCTGAACAGGCATTTAACCGAGACCTTGCTTCAGGGAATCCAGGAGGGCGTACTGCGAAACGATCTGGATGTGGTGCAGACAGCGCTTGTACTCTGGGCTTCCCTTATCGGGGTGCTGAACACAGTGCGCCTGAAAGAGAATTACATTACTCATATCCATGGAGTCGCGGCGGATGAACTGGTGTCTTCTGCTATTGAGCTGATGATGCAATCGATCCGTGTGCAGGAGAGGAGGATTCTTGATGAAGAGGAAGGGGCGTAG